Sequence from the Streptomyces sp. NBC_00358 genome:
GCCGCGGTCGGTGTCGGGATGGCGCTGCCGGTCCCGGTGGTAGCGGTCGTGGGCGTGGAGGACGGCGTGGTAGAGGTCGTCGTGCTCGGCCCGCATCTCCCGCGCCGGCACCGGCAGGGAACGCAGTTGCTCCACTCCGGTGCAGGTGCCGCCGAGCCCCCGGTCCGTGCGGGACTTCAGGACTCCGACGACCTCGCCGCGTACGGGGTCGACGACCGGCCCGCCCGAGACTCCGGGCGGCAGCACATCGCCGCCGAGCCGGATCTGCTCGTCGTCGGACCAGCCGCCGAGCGTGCCCTGCACCGTGCAGGTGCCGCTCAGCCGGCGCAGCTCCCCGCCGACCACGGACCAGCCGGAGTAGAGGACGACGGCCTCCTCGTAGTAGGCGGCCGGGCGCTCGGTCACGTAGGCGCAGTCGTGGTCGACCGGCTCGCGCAGCCGCACCAGGGCCAGGTCGGGGGACGGCCAGGTGCCCCGCACCGGGAGCTCGACATGGTCCGGGAGGGTCGCCGCGATCTCACCGGTGACGGCGGACGTGCCGCGGCCCGGCCCTGTCTCGTACACCACCGTCACCTCGTCCCCCTCCCCGCTCCGGACCACATGCGCGCAGGTCAGAACCCAGTTCGGAGCGATGAAGAAACCACTCCCGAGGAACGTGCCGGGTTCGTCGAGGGCATACCCGGAGCCCGCGCGATGGATGCGCACGGTGGCGGCCATGACGAGATCACGCAGCGCACGGTGGCCGTTCCCGGGGCCGCCCGGTGCGCCCGGGGCGTGCCCGTCCGTCATGCCCCGCCCCCGCCGGAGGCATCGGTGACGGCGCCGTGCGCCGGGGCGCCGGGAGACGCGCCCGCGTGCGGGGCGGCCCCGGTCTCCTCCAGGTCCGGCGGACCGCCGTTCCAGGTGAGCGTCACGGTGATGCCCGCCTTGGCCTCGCCGTCGGCGAGCAGTCCGACCACCTTGCCGGCCTTGGCCGTCAGCTCGATGCCGAACTCGACGCTGACCTCGTCGGGCCGCACCGCGCGCAGGGGCGCGGCGAGCGAGCGCGCGACACTGGTGATCACCGAGTGCAGGCTCTCGACCTGTGCCTCGACGCGTTCCCCGAAGCCGACGTCCGTCAGCGACAGCCCGCCGCCCGGTTCCTCCAGTTCGTCGGCCCCCGAGATCCGGGCCCACACCGGTGTTCCGTCCGGCATCTCGATCCGTGCGATGCGGGTCACCGCGTCACTCATGGCATCCCCCGTTCCCCCACGCCCCCGTGGTGCGACCGGCCTCGCAGGCTAGCCGCAGGGGGGCGCCCACGACAGAGGCCCTTCATGGGCCCCGCGCCCCCGCCTATCCTTTTCCCAGCGTTCCACTTCCCTTTCACCCACGGAGCACCATCCATGTACTTCACCGACCGCGGCATCGAGGAACTTGAGAAGCGGCGCGGCGAGGAAGAGGTCACCTTCGAGTGGCTCGCCGAGCAGTTGCGTACGTTCGTCGACCTCAACCCGGACTTCGAGGTGCCGGTGGAACGGCTGGCGACCTGGCTGGCCCGGCTGGACGACGAGGACGAGGACGAGGACGACGAGTAGCGGACCCGCCCCGGAAGGACGGCCGGCCCCTCAGTCGTAGGCGCGCAGGTGGTCGTAGGCGAGGCCGAGCGCGCCGCGGAGCATCAGGACCGCCCCGGCGACGATCCAGCCGCCGCTGCGGCGCCGTACGCCCCAGACGGTGACC
This genomic interval carries:
- a CDS encoding CU044_2847 family protein translates to MSDAVTRIARIEMPDGTPVWARISGADELEEPGGGLSLTDVGFGERVEAQVESLHSVITSVARSLAAPLRAVRPDEVSVEFGIELTAKAGKVVGLLADGEAKAGITVTLTWNGGPPDLEETGAAPHAGASPGAPAHGAVTDASGGGGA
- a CDS encoding DUF6104 family protein; this encodes MYFTDRGIEELEKRRGEEEVTFEWLAEQLRTFVDLNPDFEVPVERLATWLARLDDEDEDEDDE